A genome region from Solirubrobacter pauli includes the following:
- a CDS encoding S8 family serine peptidase: MKLAPLAAVLLVGASAAKAEASELTMTAQAVFARGEFLTQAPAPPSQGVLCLVDSGVDVNPDTESIVLSRESVLGGTADDVTAYNHGTYVAMVAGASANGWGMVGAWPGLSVLSVRALPEGTDNLSGDAYRDGILSCRQAKRSRGLDVKVIELALGGPMEGRTPAELADLNEAIARARADEISVVSAAGNDGGPVNVPAALPGVLAVAAAARDGGLCAFSSRGAEVDVTALGCGMDVAQVPNGDAGIGESTSLASAYVAGVLTALRSFRPDLTAAQAEAALASSPGGRFDAAAAFRAAGLGSLVDAYVPPQPPPAPQPAACNAATAICVSPRVSRATKHGRRVTIRLATMPKGVKTLVRVDGRRRYEGRSKRIVLKVRRFKTISLRFVAKGRTPSAAVVLRPRQFR; encoded by the coding sequence GTGAAGCTCGCGCCACTCGCCGCCGTCCTCCTGGTGGGAGCGTCCGCTGCCAAAGCTGAGGCGAGCGAGCTGACGATGACTGCGCAGGCTGTCTTCGCGCGCGGCGAGTTCCTCACACAGGCGCCCGCTCCGCCCTCACAAGGCGTGCTGTGCTTGGTCGACTCAGGGGTCGACGTGAACCCCGACACGGAATCGATCGTCTTGAGCCGGGAATCGGTTTTGGGTGGCACGGCCGACGACGTCACTGCATACAACCACGGCACGTACGTCGCGATGGTCGCCGGGGCAAGCGCGAACGGTTGGGGCATGGTCGGCGCGTGGCCTGGGCTCAGCGTACTCTCGGTGCGAGCGCTTCCGGAGGGAACCGACAACCTGAGCGGCGACGCGTACCGCGACGGCATCTTGAGCTGCCGCCAGGCGAAGCGCTCGCGCGGGCTGGACGTCAAGGTCATCGAGCTGGCGCTCGGAGGGCCGATGGAAGGCCGTACACCAGCCGAGCTCGCGGACCTCAACGAAGCCATCGCCCGCGCCCGCGCCGACGAGATCAGCGTCGTCTCTGCGGCCGGGAACGACGGCGGCCCGGTCAACGTCCCGGCGGCGCTTCCTGGCGTGCTCGCGGTGGCTGCTGCTGCGCGCGACGGAGGGCTGTGTGCGTTCTCGTCCCGTGGAGCAGAGGTAGACGTCACTGCCCTGGGATGCGGGATGGACGTCGCCCAGGTTCCGAACGGGGATGCGGGCATCGGGGAGAGCACCAGCCTCGCCTCAGCGTATGTCGCGGGTGTGCTGACCGCTCTGCGCTCGTTCCGTCCCGACCTGACCGCCGCGCAGGCGGAAGCTGCGCTGGCCAGTTCGCCCGGTGGGCGGTTCGATGCCGCCGCTGCGTTCCGCGCTGCTGGCCTCGGATCCCTCGTCGACGCGTACGTTCCTCCGCAGCCTCCGCCGGCTCCCCAACCGGCTGCCTGCAACGCAGCCACCGCGATCTGTGTGTCTCCGCGCGTGTCCCGCGCCACGAAGCACGGGCGCCGGGTCACGATTCGGCTCGCGACCATGCCCAAGGGCGTGAAGACACTCGTGCGTGTTGACGGGCGGCGGCGCTATGAGGGACGATCGAAACGCATCGTGCTCAAGGTTCGACGATTCAAGACCATCAGTCTCCGGTTCGTCGCGAAGGGGCGAACGCCGTCCGCCGCGGTGGTCCTTCGACCACGGCAGTTCCGCTAG
- a CDS encoding ATP-binding protein, translating into MIELVWNAIDAEATQVQVDVIEIDGAVLEIKVIDDGHGIDIVTAEKEFGFLGDSWKAAATRSKTGARSLHGRAGQGRLSIFKYGGTAQWRTVSELAGSREELTITVRYPEIAQADITDPLPTSGSTGTVVTLSNFAQPPTGIHGDVTYERLLTTFAVSMRVQGVAIKLSGRPLDLADALTHEEDIDVHVGNESAVLTLLEWKHKVKPEDELHLCDADGVSLHSLPASVDGHGLHFTAYLRWKRMPQHSGQLPAASLDSGILGRMIREARRRLQRALDHRRDLRRREIIENWKREGFYPFDDRPPATESERLTRETFDLVAVEAAPVIDGVRGRKARQLSLRLLREALEHNPGQIHRVLEQVLDLDLESVARLDRLLAHTPLSRLISASSAIAGRLEFLGALRDLTSRDVHRKRLLERSQLHKLVEAEPWIFGEEYALAASDRGLTEVLKQHLKYLDRPELAEAIDREVLDSDGHRAIVDLLFSGRVVNADDHKTMLVIELKRPSVSIGVKEYEQLRKYAMGVVDEEQFDLTRTRFEFWAVSTGITPEMRRERTNRGPETGLVKAYDDLPVRLWVKTWAEILHTAEHRLRYVREQLEYEPTQEQSFEYLRRMYADRLPPTVAANVPPEAS; encoded by the coding sequence GTGATCGAACTCGTGTGGAACGCGATCGATGCTGAAGCAACACAGGTCCAAGTGGACGTGATCGAGATCGACGGCGCAGTCCTGGAGATCAAGGTCATCGACGATGGCCACGGAATCGACATCGTGACCGCAGAGAAGGAATTCGGCTTTCTCGGCGATTCCTGGAAGGCCGCGGCGACGAGGTCGAAGACAGGTGCGCGCTCGCTTCATGGTCGCGCCGGTCAAGGACGCTTGTCGATCTTCAAATACGGCGGCACGGCGCAGTGGCGAACTGTCAGCGAGCTCGCCGGCTCGCGCGAAGAGCTGACGATAACGGTCCGATACCCCGAGATTGCCCAGGCGGACATCACCGACCCATTGCCCACCAGTGGCTCGACCGGAACGGTCGTGACGCTCTCGAACTTCGCTCAGCCGCCAACAGGCATCCACGGTGACGTCACCTATGAACGGCTGCTCACGACCTTCGCCGTCTCAATGCGAGTTCAGGGCGTCGCGATCAAGCTCTCCGGCCGTCCGCTCGATCTCGCCGATGCCCTTACTCACGAGGAGGACATCGACGTTCACGTAGGCAACGAGTCAGCCGTCCTGACCCTGCTCGAGTGGAAGCACAAGGTCAAGCCTGAGGACGAATTGCACCTGTGCGATGCCGACGGAGTCAGCTTGCACTCGCTGCCCGCCAGCGTCGACGGCCACGGCCTGCATTTTACGGCCTATTTGCGATGGAAGCGAATGCCGCAGCACAGCGGTCAGCTTCCAGCGGCGAGCCTCGATTCGGGCATTCTGGGTCGGATGATCCGCGAGGCACGCCGGCGGCTTCAGCGTGCGCTCGATCACCGACGCGACCTTCGCCGGCGGGAAATCATTGAGAACTGGAAGCGTGAAGGCTTCTATCCGTTCGACGATCGCCCGCCCGCGACGGAGAGTGAGCGACTCACTCGCGAGACCTTCGACCTTGTCGCAGTCGAGGCGGCACCAGTGATCGACGGGGTACGAGGCCGGAAGGCCCGGCAGCTGTCTCTCAGGCTTCTCCGCGAGGCGCTCGAGCACAACCCCGGTCAGATCCATCGCGTTCTTGAGCAGGTCCTGGACCTGGACCTTGAAAGCGTTGCGCGGCTCGATCGGCTGCTGGCGCATACCCCTCTGTCGCGGCTGATCTCTGCATCGTCCGCGATCGCTGGCCGCCTCGAATTTCTCGGAGCGCTTCGCGACCTGACGTCACGTGACGTGCATCGCAAGCGGCTGCTGGAACGGTCACAGCTACACAAGCTCGTTGAGGCCGAACCGTGGATATTCGGCGAGGAGTACGCGCTCGCTGCATCCGACCGAGGACTGACCGAGGTGCTCAAGCAGCACCTGAAGTACCTAGACAGGCCAGAACTCGCCGAGGCGATCGATCGGGAGGTCTTGGACTCTGACGGGCACAGAGCGATCGTTGATCTGCTCTTTTCGGGCCGCGTGGTCAACGCTGACGACCACAAGACCATGCTGGTCATCGAGCTCAAGCGCCCGAGCGTCTCGATCGGCGTCAAGGAGTACGAGCAACTCCGCAAGTATGCGATGGGTGTTGTCGATGAAGAACAGTTTGACCTCACCCGCACGCGGTTCGAGTTCTGGGCGGTATCGACGGGGATCACACCAGAGATGCGCCGAGAAAGGACCAACCGAGGCCCCGAGACTGGCCTAGTCAAGGCCTACGACGATCTCCCGGTCAGGCTATGGGTCAAGACTTGGGCTGAGATCCTCCACACCGCCGAACACCGGCTGCGCTACGTACGTGAACAACTGGAGTACGAGCCTACGCAGGAGCAGTCCTTCGAGTATCTCCGTAGGATGTACGCAGACCGGCTCCCTCCGACCGTTGCGGCTAACGTCCCGCCGGAAGCATCCTGA
- a CDS encoding VirB4 family type IV secretion system protein, producing the protein MGLTIAERREPDELPEAGELVPVEAIDRTGLIVRSDGAFVRILRVTPANPLVLSADDARRAATGFATTLEKLRAGQSMQFYVDARPVHLDDVLLRLREEVEAVAGPAPTATTSVAAGSLSRWRLYAAVEQSLRMHGRGQSAIQLDAYAIIPYFPARRGARAALKLASSAPLERPLAEHRRAVRESQGHVDAIHAELEAAGLPTRQLNGSEALTLLWQRLNPTTADRRRDGLSTEILGECDPVRDREQARGAATALRERLAQSSLDLKRGRHLVEVGQDVEQTIYVHTTAQQTALGWLLEAMLTRQPFALSVHVRALDRRRERQRFKLGHRRLFAINRGAEQRGRVPDFDRYAQEDEYRDLLTEMAGRERARLFEVSVYQALRAPGPKPDLEALDEAVAYCADAMETAVDCKVGRGEFRQRELWASTLPLGQDVARRVRKYTTTNAADTVPLVGTGCGSPHGFPFAFADPGRTLERLDPFDREHPNHTLLISGRSGSGKTMLANMILARLVTLGARGFVIDRAGHYQLLTRMIDGAQQIELGVAQSPYAINAWDVPDPRHVPSDKVAYLLALHQLMMGEEGLTRSELAQLGEAIRAVYARSATLEDQSPCESMLRDELLATASFHQREGGHELASVARSLATRLSEWCGDGSYAYLLDRPTTVPHDSPLVVFDTRRCPQDVLRPVMFSIMEYVTNTVERHWNAYHSTEHAGSEPRFAGRSIMLIDEAWHLVSRRETGEYANDLALRARHFGLVLAVMFQQLSQANTEHGLALLQNATMQLLLAQHPSELDFTQSALMLSDEERELVARLKTVKGSHAEMLWINGTRGRGRVSARVGPLEYWAFTSDRGHDVPQREAALRVHGGDVWSALHSLASSDASPPLA; encoded by the coding sequence GTGGGATTGACGATCGCAGAGCGCCGTGAGCCTGACGAGCTGCCTGAGGCCGGCGAACTCGTGCCCGTGGAAGCGATCGACCGCACTGGTCTGATCGTGCGCAGCGACGGAGCGTTCGTCCGCATCCTGCGCGTCACTCCCGCGAACCCGCTCGTGCTGTCGGCTGACGACGCGAGGCGGGCGGCGACGGGCTTCGCCACGACGCTGGAGAAGCTGCGGGCGGGGCAATCGATGCAGTTCTACGTCGACGCCCGCCCCGTGCACCTCGACGACGTCCTGCTGCGGCTGCGTGAAGAGGTTGAGGCCGTCGCCGGTCCCGCGCCCACCGCCACCACTTCGGTTGCTGCGGGCTCGCTTTCCCGCTGGCGCCTGTACGCGGCGGTCGAGCAGTCCCTCCGCATGCACGGTCGGGGACAGTCGGCGATCCAACTCGACGCGTACGCGATCATCCCGTACTTCCCCGCGCGGCGGGGCGCCCGAGCGGCGCTCAAGCTCGCCTCCTCCGCCCCGTTGGAACGGCCGCTCGCCGAACATCGTCGAGCCGTGCGCGAGAGCCAGGGGCACGTCGACGCAATTCACGCCGAGCTCGAAGCGGCCGGGCTGCCCACTCGCCAGCTCAACGGATCTGAGGCCCTGACGTTGCTGTGGCAGCGGCTGAACCCGACGACTGCCGACCGGCGGCGGGATGGCCTCAGCACCGAGATCCTCGGCGAGTGCGACCCCGTACGTGACCGCGAGCAGGCTCGGGGAGCCGCCACCGCTCTCCGGGAGCGCCTCGCTCAGTCCAGCCTTGATCTCAAGCGCGGGCGCCATCTCGTGGAGGTCGGTCAAGACGTCGAGCAGACGATCTACGTCCACACGACCGCGCAGCAGACCGCGCTTGGCTGGTTGTTGGAAGCGATGCTCACGCGCCAGCCCTTCGCGTTGAGCGTGCATGTCCGGGCGCTCGACCGGCGCCGTGAGCGGCAACGGTTCAAGCTCGGCCATCGTCGGCTGTTCGCCATCAACCGCGGAGCGGAGCAACGGGGCCGTGTCCCGGACTTCGATCGCTACGCCCAAGAGGACGAGTACCGCGACCTGCTGACCGAGATGGCCGGCCGAGAGCGAGCACGGCTGTTCGAGGTCTCGGTCTATCAGGCGTTGCGGGCTCCAGGACCGAAGCCAGACCTCGAAGCACTTGACGAGGCCGTCGCGTACTGCGCGGACGCCATGGAGACAGCGGTCGACTGCAAGGTCGGCCGCGGGGAGTTCCGTCAGCGGGAGCTCTGGGCGAGCACGCTGCCACTCGGCCAAGACGTCGCCCGGCGTGTCCGCAAGTACACGACGACGAACGCCGCGGACACGGTTCCCCTGGTGGGGACGGGCTGCGGCTCACCTCACGGGTTCCCGTTCGCCTTCGCGGACCCGGGTCGCACGCTTGAGCGCCTCGATCCCTTCGATCGGGAGCACCCCAACCACACCCTGCTGATCTCGGGGCGCAGCGGCTCGGGCAAGACGATGCTGGCCAACATGATCCTCGCGCGCCTGGTCACGCTGGGCGCGCGCGGGTTCGTGATCGACCGTGCCGGCCATTACCAGCTCCTCACGCGCATGATCGACGGCGCGCAGCAGATCGAACTCGGCGTTGCGCAGTCGCCGTACGCGATCAATGCGTGGGACGTGCCCGATCCGCGACACGTGCCGAGTGACAAGGTCGCCTACCTCCTTGCACTGCACCAGCTGATGATGGGTGAAGAGGGACTCACGCGATCGGAGCTCGCCCAGCTCGGCGAGGCCATCCGCGCCGTGTACGCCCGCTCGGCGACGCTTGAGGACCAGTCGCCGTGTGAGTCGATGTTGCGAGACGAGCTCTTGGCCACCGCGAGCTTCCATCAGCGGGAAGGGGGTCACGAGCTGGCGTCCGTCGCCCGGAGCCTGGCCACCCGCCTGAGCGAATGGTGCGGCGACGGTAGCTACGCCTACCTGCTCGACCGTCCGACCACGGTGCCCCACGACAGCCCGCTGGTGGTCTTCGATACCCGGCGATGCCCGCAGGACGTCCTGCGCCCCGTGATGTTCTCGATCATGGAGTACGTAACGAACACCGTCGAGCGGCACTGGAATGCGTACCACTCGACGGAGCACGCCGGAAGCGAGCCGCGATTCGCGGGCCGGTCGATCATGCTCATCGACGAGGCGTGGCATCTCGTCAGCCGGCGCGAGACGGGTGAGTACGCCAACGACCTGGCCTTGCGGGCACGGCACTTCGGGCTCGTGCTCGCCGTCATGTTCCAGCAGCTTTCGCAGGCCAACACCGAACACGGTCTGGCGCTCCTGCAGAACGCGACGATGCAGCTCCTGCTGGCCCAGCATCCGAGCGAACTCGACTTCACGCAGTCCGCGCTCATGCTCTCCGACGAGGAGCGCGAGCTCGTCGCCCGCCTGAAGACGGTGAAGGGCAGTCACGCGGAGATGCTGTGGATCAACGGGACGCGCGGTCGGGGACGCGTTTCGGCTCGAGTCGGCCCGCTGGAGTACTGGGCGTTCACGTCCGATCGCGGTCACGACGTCCCGCAGCGCGAAGCCGCGCTCCGCGTGCATGGCGGGGACGTGTGGAGCGCGCTTCACTCGCTCGCAAGCAGCGACGCGTCGCCGCCACTCGCATGA
- a CDS encoding replication-relaxation family protein, whose product MTVRHRALTYPTLPVLRSANGAGLIHPDDRRYGSLLVGGQGSGKTAAMLRTYLNDIRDENAAVVVLDPKSELSRLCLQLTPPDTPKRVWFLDLGHPAFGMSPLRLRDSEPLPLQATAIADNIVAALLDINENQLFQSSRRYLYHAVIGSLALAVKRDRRARFEDVYQLLLPSKADLRTVVYQACADTPDLDQTAEFFRTELPQDLGLAGSATAQRLDAPRNKVSGLTGVPPLRRFFNHTSDVALADIVEARDILIVDANMAAIGAENSKACMHFVLRMLHTQLQRQVRRPESERPRVALLADEAHYLASTDNVVDQIATHRAAGLDVTFGLQYLAQLGSGSEHQEKIRKGVINLLQSRFLFRLGDHGDAEEAVRIAMAVYSTMIRDDPDSRARLRVTPEQILNLPVHHCLASWIAGGTRAASFIGQTFPFPSGANDTWARVHLERLHTTVGPYPEVLASTLGSSTDHERAAVVQRPSVKAIERAASEPDEPEPTPSRPAPRVERAASAPASTPEISPVLRVVGREPYDADRERPTEPAPQALAELAFIDRINEVKPPEHKPPSEHLPRLYEADYAILALLDRVGVALPSLIGRAAMPGREPKSVRHRLNKLYEHGLIARAAIGISDRTAADGRLPSLCSLTRFGMEAAQKRLPPAIHPQREWRQGEQRRAASVPHDLHALSWAIELHRVVGDLATDYWRTPRYATGRYPVPQIGNGHKRHPITVAELDVAEGHAYLDVPEFREIKPDLSLELRVPSTRLIFDLLVELDLTGRPSYNKDKLLAYDAFLTGWALSHRRFAGLGTRPVVLFVFRDLRAALACAREADALLRGRIGPMGRPAIEWSFPGRQHLFFAAEPDVYHGSLRAFALHSENGDEPARTDDDRLPVRTVELLSRTVVGAADR is encoded by the coding sequence GTGACCGTCCGGCACCGTGCTCTGACGTACCCGACGCTTCCGGTCTTGCGGTCAGCGAACGGAGCCGGGCTGATCCACCCGGACGACCGGCGCTACGGTTCGTTGCTCGTTGGCGGCCAGGGCAGCGGCAAGACCGCCGCGATGCTCCGCACCTACCTCAACGACATCCGCGACGAGAACGCCGCCGTGGTCGTCCTTGACCCGAAGAGCGAGCTGAGCCGGCTCTGCCTGCAGCTGACTCCGCCCGACACGCCGAAGCGCGTCTGGTTCCTCGATCTCGGCCACCCCGCGTTCGGGATGAGCCCGTTGCGATTGAGGGACTCGGAGCCACTCCCCCTGCAGGCGACGGCGATCGCCGACAACATCGTCGCAGCGCTGCTCGACATCAACGAGAACCAGCTCTTCCAGTCGTCGCGGCGATACCTCTACCACGCGGTGATCGGTTCCCTCGCGCTCGCCGTCAAGCGAGATCGGCGGGCCCGCTTTGAGGACGTCTACCAGCTCCTCCTGCCCTCCAAAGCGGACCTCCGCACGGTTGTGTACCAAGCGTGCGCGGACACGCCCGACCTCGACCAGACCGCCGAGTTCTTCCGCACGGAGCTGCCGCAGGACCTCGGCCTCGCCGGCAGCGCGACCGCCCAGCGCCTGGACGCCCCGCGCAACAAAGTCAGCGGGCTCACGGGCGTGCCGCCCCTGCGTCGCTTCTTCAACCACACGAGCGACGTCGCGCTCGCCGACATCGTCGAAGCCCGGGACATCCTCATCGTCGACGCGAACATGGCGGCGATCGGAGCCGAGAACAGCAAGGCGTGCATGCACTTCGTGCTCCGGATGCTGCACACGCAGCTCCAGCGACAAGTGCGACGGCCGGAGAGCGAGCGGCCGCGCGTGGCGCTGCTCGCCGACGAGGCGCACTACCTCGCGTCCACGGACAACGTCGTCGACCAGATCGCAACGCACCGGGCCGCGGGTCTAGATGTCACGTTCGGCCTGCAGTACCTCGCGCAGCTGGGATCGGGCTCCGAGCACCAGGAGAAGATCCGCAAGGGCGTGATCAACCTCCTGCAGAGCCGGTTCCTATTTAGGCTCGGCGATCACGGAGACGCGGAAGAGGCCGTCCGGATCGCGATGGCCGTGTACTCGACCATGATCCGCGACGATCCGGACTCGCGAGCTCGCCTTCGGGTCACGCCCGAGCAGATCCTCAACCTCCCAGTCCACCATTGCCTTGCCTCGTGGATCGCCGGTGGAACCCGCGCTGCAAGCTTTATCGGCCAGACATTCCCGTTTCCGTCCGGAGCCAACGACACCTGGGCCCGCGTGCATCTCGAGCGCCTCCACACCACCGTCGGCCCGTATCCGGAAGTCCTGGCCTCGACACTTGGGAGCTCTACGGACCACGAGCGAGCCGCAGTTGTGCAGCGCCCCAGCGTGAAAGCGATCGAGCGCGCGGCTTCCGAGCCGGACGAACCAGAGCCCACACCATCTCGGCCGGCTCCGCGGGTCGAGCGAGCGGCTTCTGCTCCGGCATCGACGCCGGAGATCAGCCCAGTACTCCGGGTCGTGGGCCGTGAGCCGTACGACGCGGATCGAGAGCGGCCGACGGAGCCGGCGCCGCAGGCGCTGGCCGAGCTTGCGTTCATCGACCGGATCAACGAAGTCAAGCCGCCGGAGCACAAACCGCCGTCCGAGCACCTGCCGCGCCTCTACGAGGCGGACTACGCGATCCTCGCACTCCTTGACCGGGTTGGCGTCGCGCTTCCCTCACTCATCGGTCGCGCGGCAATGCCCGGCAGGGAGCCCAAGAGCGTCCGCCATCGTCTAAACAAGCTCTACGAGCACGGCCTCATCGCTCGCGCGGCGATCGGCATCAGCGACCGGACCGCCGCTGACGGCCGGCTTCCGTCGCTCTGCTCGCTCACGCGGTTCGGCATGGAAGCCGCGCAGAAGCGGCTGCCGCCGGCGATCCATCCGCAGCGTGAATGGAGGCAAGGCGAGCAACGCCGCGCGGCGAGCGTCCCGCATGACCTGCACGCGCTCTCCTGGGCGATCGAGTTGCACCGCGTCGTGGGGGACTTGGCGACGGACTACTGGCGCACCCCGCGCTACGCCACGGGCCGCTACCCGGTACCGCAGATCGGCAACGGCCACAAGCGGCACCCGATCACCGTCGCCGAGCTCGACGTCGCCGAGGGCCACGCCTACCTAGACGTGCCGGAGTTCCGCGAGATCAAGCCGGATCTCTCGCTCGAACTGCGCGTTCCGTCCACGCGGCTGATCTTCGATCTCCTCGTCGAGCTGGACCTAACGGGCCGTCCTTCCTACAACAAGGACAAGCTGCTCGCGTACGACGCGTTCCTCACCGGTTGGGCGCTCTCGCATCGCCGCTTCGCGGGGCTCGGTACGCGTCCCGTCGTGCTGTTCGTGTTCCGCGACCTCCGAGCCGCGCTTGCGTGCGCGCGTGAAGCTGATGCCCTGCTTCGCGGGAGGATTGGTCCGATGGGCCGCCCGGCGATCGAGTGGTCCTTTCCGGGTCGACAGCACCTGTTCTTCGCAGCCGAGCCGGACGTCTACCACGGGTCTCTGCGGGCGTTTGCGCTCCACTCGGAGAACGGTGACGAGCCAGCGCGAACAGATGACGACCGACTCCCCGTACGCACCGTGGAGCTGTTGTCCCGAACCGTCGTGGGCGCCGCCGACCGCTAA
- a CDS encoding ATP-grasp domain-containing protein, protein MVAELGDSVPMLVNTAVLESAEIVLHGPSLSLEGRSIALRKTTRGWIRRLAPPQWRTGLVSGSLESAVRSAWLKLVTSVAEDPDVEWVSPYSRMIATESKLLQARHAARLDIAVPDTVVSTSIDAAPKWWGDIVVVKPLGPAQYRREDGEAMVVLARDLARSDPRLVDLAGAPFLVQQAVPAKRHLRVVTVGKQAWTCALDARDLPLDWREVREAHHSFRIAPSPGVERQAIALANSLGVGYSSQDWIDTGANHVFLDLNPAGQWLFLPDPVSQGIAAAIAAFLRSPSRDEE, encoded by the coding sequence GTGGTCGCCGAACTCGGTGATTCGGTACCCATGCTCGTGAACACTGCAGTGCTCGAATCGGCCGAGATCGTTTTACACGGACCGTCGTTGTCGCTCGAGGGCAGGTCGATTGCTCTTCGCAAAACAACTCGCGGGTGGATCCGGCGACTCGCCCCGCCGCAGTGGAGAACCGGCCTGGTGTCCGGTTCGCTCGAGAGCGCGGTTCGAAGCGCCTGGCTCAAGCTAGTGACTTCCGTAGCTGAAGACCCTGACGTCGAATGGGTCTCGCCGTATAGCCGCATGATCGCCACCGAAAGCAAGCTCCTGCAGGCACGCCACGCGGCCCGCTTGGACATCGCAGTGCCCGACACAGTTGTCTCGACGAGCATCGACGCTGCTCCCAAGTGGTGGGGTGACATCGTTGTCGTCAAGCCACTCGGGCCGGCGCAGTACCGCCGTGAGGATGGCGAGGCCATGGTTGTGTTGGCCCGCGACCTTGCACGGTCAGACCCGCGACTTGTGGATCTCGCAGGAGCCCCGTTCCTTGTCCAGCAGGCGGTGCCCGCTAAGCGGCATCTGCGTGTCGTGACCGTGGGAAAACAGGCTTGGACGTGCGCCTTAGACGCTCGAGACCTTCCCTTGGACTGGCGCGAGGTCCGAGAAGCGCATCACTCATTCCGCATCGCTCCGTCACCGGGAGTGGAGCGGCAGGCGATCGCACTCGCGAACAGTTTGGGGGTGGGATATTCGAGCCAGGACTGGATCGATACCGGGGCTAACCACGTGTTCCTCGACCTCAACCCCGCAGGCCAGTGGCTCTTTCTACCCGATCCTGTCTCTCAAGGGATCGCTGCGGCTATAGCAGCGTTCCTTCGCTCGCCTAGCCGAGACGAGGAATAA
- a CDS encoding ParA family protein, producing MITIAVLSQKGGVGKTLTSANVAAALADQGLKVLMADFDPQADLSASWGLDDDDPRPRIENFLDSSGRDLRDAVVAVSEDRDIGLLATGYERLRQQTSRLLAGDGSELARLLAPLHDEVDVALIDTPAGDTVFGRQAIVAADEAIVPMLPGFHELRAMTRALDVIEARAEHERTQLGLLGVLVVNADPRWRSTKEYAHHLAQMERANEISLFETVIPRHQPVTEHARFGLPTVWLRPSCSVAVAYRQVAVEVRERLGRRVPAVISSATSGAS from the coding sequence ATGATCACAATCGCCGTGCTGAGCCAGAAGGGTGGCGTCGGAAAGACGCTGACGTCCGCCAACGTTGCAGCGGCCCTCGCTGACCAGGGCCTGAAAGTGCTTATGGCGGATTTCGATCCCCAGGCTGACCTCTCCGCGAGCTGGGGGCTCGACGATGATGACCCCCGGCCACGGATCGAGAACTTCCTCGACTCCTCGGGCCGAGATCTTCGCGACGCGGTCGTGGCCGTGTCGGAGGATCGCGACATCGGCCTGCTGGCCACCGGCTACGAACGCCTCCGACAGCAGACGTCTCGGCTCCTCGCAGGTGACGGGAGCGAGCTCGCCCGTCTGCTTGCGCCGCTTCACGACGAGGTGGACGTAGCCCTGATCGACACGCCGGCGGGAGACACTGTGTTTGGCCGCCAGGCCATCGTCGCCGCGGACGAGGCGATCGTTCCGATGTTGCCGGGATTCCACGAGTTGCGCGCGATGACGCGAGCGCTAGACGTGATTGAGGCTCGGGCCGAGCACGAGCGAACGCAGCTGGGGCTGCTGGGCGTGCTGGTCGTGAACGCGGATCCGCGATGGCGCTCGACGAAGGAGTACGCGCACCATCTCGCGCAGATGGAACGCGCAAACGAGATTTCGCTGTTCGAGACGGTGATCCCGCGTCATCAGCCGGTCACGGAACACGCGCGCTTCGGGCTTCCGACCGTCTGGCTGCGTCCGTCGTGCAGCGTCGCCGTCGCGTACCGGCAAGTCGCGGTCGAGGTTCGCGAGCGACTCGGTCGCCGGGTCCCGGCGGTCATCTCGTCGGCGACGAGCGGTGCGTCGTGA
- a CDS encoding ParB/RepB/Spo0J family partition protein produces the protein MCTLAIDAVTPNPDQPRKHFADEALEALATSLRARGVLQPVLVRPLGDGRFALIAGERRWRAAQLAGLTELPAFVRGDTDDATALELALIENAAREDLTPVEEARTLSTLINDLGLTQGALGKRIGRSRADVANTLRLLDLPDEVLDLISEGRLSKGHGKSLLVAKTAEQRINLAQRAVAKNWSVRQLERAIQGTPKKSSKRTETNRAVADELNARAAHAIDLPVSVRALSEGFAVRVVAADRETAEQILAHLRDSAAPDTSQR, from the coding sequence ATGTGCACGCTGGCGATCGATGCCGTCACGCCGAACCCCGACCAGCCTCGCAAGCACTTCGCCGACGAGGCGCTTGAGGCGCTGGCAACTTCGCTACGCGCGCGTGGCGTTCTGCAGCCGGTCCTTGTGAGGCCGCTCGGCGACGGCCGATTTGCGCTGATTGCCGGCGAGCGGCGATGGCGCGCGGCACAGCTCGCCGGGCTGACCGAACTCCCAGCGTTCGTCCGTGGCGACACCGACGACGCGACGGCCCTCGAGCTCGCCCTGATCGAGAACGCTGCGAGGGAGGATCTGACTCCTGTCGAGGAGGCTCGGACGCTCAGCACGCTGATCAACGATCTGGGGTTGACCCAGGGTGCGCTCGGCAAGCGCATCGGGCGCAGCCGCGCCGACGTGGCCAACACGCTCCGGTTGCTCGACTTGCCCGACGAGGTGTTGGACCTCATTTCGGAAGGGCGGCTGAGCAAAGGCCACGGGAAGAGCCTGCTGGTCGCGAAGACGGCCGAGCAGCGGATCAACCTCGCGCAGAGGGCCGTCGCGAAGAACTGGTCCGTGCGCCAGCTGGAACGAGCCATCCAGGGCACGCCGAAGAAGAGCTCCAAGAGGACCGAGACCAACAGGGCCGTCGCAGACGAGCTCAACGCTCGCGCCGCTCACGCCATCGACCTGCCCGTGAGCGTCCGAGCTCTGAGCGAAGGGTTCGCTGTACGCGTCGTCGCCGCCGACCGAGAAACAGCGGAGCAGATCCTGGCTCACCTGCGTGACTCAGCGGCGCCGGACACTTCTCAACGCTGA